The proteins below come from a single Cylindrospermopsis raciborskii Cr2010 genomic window:
- a CDS encoding ABC transporter ATP-binding/substrate-binding protein (This model describes the ATP binding subunits of ATP-binding cassette (ABC) transporters for nitrate transport, or for bicarbonate transport, in bacteria and archaea.) yields the protein MSVFVAVDQIDKVFELSNGGQYIALKGIDLQIKKGEFISLIGHSGCGKSTLLNMIAGLDLPTEGLVTLEGQRIKKPGPDRMVVFQNYSLLPWRTVRENIALAVDSVLSGMPAGERKSVVERHIDMVGLRPHADKQPSMLSGGQKQRVAIARALAIRPKLLLLDEPFGALDALTRGNLQEQLMQICEENQVTAVMVTHDVDEAVLLSDRIVMLTNGPESKIGDILEVDIPRPRKRMEVVEHPSYYTLRSEMIYFLNQQKRIKKLRARKTPNIARHGLEKVNLEVGFLPITACAPLAIAQEKGLFAKHGLDEVHLVRESNWRGIVDGINGGYLDAAQMPSGMPMWLSLGGNKSQPLPIVTSLTMTRNGNAITLAKRFYEQGIYTLSDFKSYLLQTRDQMHRMGVVHPASMHNLLLRYWLAAGGIDPDVDVEMKNIPPAQMVVDLKAKTIDGYCVGEPWNYRAAVEGSGFTIATDLEVWLGHPGKVLGVREDWANAYPNSHIALTKALLEGCKYCADPNNAQEVRAILASREYVNTDMDFIQVEDPSGNTCDLDHPMREYAHHQFYGNSAINRPSRTEQTWIMTQLARWGETPFPRNWVEIVERVCRVGVFSTAARELGLDISYTRQPIQLFDGKPFNADDPFAYLSALEIKRDFSVAEVVLDINRKIVA from the coding sequence ATGTCTGTATTTGTTGCTGTTGATCAAATTGACAAAGTCTTTGAACTAAGTAATGGCGGTCAATATATTGCCCTCAAAGGTATTGACCTACAAATTAAAAAGGGTGAATTTATTTCTCTCATTGGCCACTCCGGTTGTGGTAAATCCACCCTCCTCAATATGATTGCTGGACTGGATTTACCCACAGAGGGTTTAGTCACCCTAGAAGGACAGAGAATCAAAAAACCCGGTCCAGATAGAATGGTAGTATTTCAAAACTACTCTCTATTACCATGGCGAACTGTGAGAGAAAATATTGCCCTAGCAGTAGATTCCGTCCTAAGTGGAATGCCAGCGGGAGAACGTAAATCTGTAGTTGAAAGACATATAGATATGGTAGGTTTACGTCCCCATGCAGACAAACAACCATCCATGTTATCAGGTGGACAAAAACAAAGAGTAGCGATCGCCCGGGCCTTAGCAATCCGTCCTAAATTATTACTACTAGACGAACCTTTTGGCGCATTAGATGCACTGACCAGGGGAAATTTGCAAGAACAATTAATGCAAATTTGTGAAGAGAATCAGGTAACTGCGGTAATGGTGACCCATGACGTGGATGAAGCTGTGTTATTATCAGATAGAATCGTCATGTTAACCAACGGACCAGAGTCCAAAATTGGGGATATTTTAGAAGTAGATATTCCACGTCCTCGCAAACGGATGGAAGTAGTAGAGCATCCCAGTTACTACACCTTGCGTAGCGAGATGATTTACTTTCTCAACCAACAAAAAAGGATCAAGAAACTGCGGGCCAGAAAAACTCCCAATATTGCCCGCCATGGCTTAGAAAAAGTTAATTTGGAAGTTGGTTTTTTGCCAATTACAGCCTGCGCACCCTTGGCAATAGCCCAAGAAAAGGGTTTGTTTGCCAAACATGGTTTAGACGAAGTTCATTTGGTCAGAGAAAGTAATTGGCGAGGTATTGTTGACGGTATTAATGGCGGTTATTTAGATGCTGCTCAAATGCCATCAGGTATGCCCATGTGGTTATCTTTGGGGGGTAATAAAAGTCAGCCCCTACCAATTGTCACCTCCTTAACCATGACCCGTAATGGTAATGCCATTACCCTAGCCAAAAGATTTTATGAACAGGGGATATATACTCTATCTGATTTCAAATCATATCTGTTACAAACCCGAGATCAGATGCACCGCATGGGGGTAGTACATCCAGCATCAATGCACAATTTACTGTTGCGTTATTGGTTAGCAGCAGGGGGAATTGATCCAGATGTGGATGTAGAGATGAAAAATATTCCCCCTGCACAAATGGTGGTGGATTTGAAGGCTAAAACTATTGATGGTTATTGTGTAGGGGAACCTTGGAATTATCGAGCTGCTGTGGAAGGTTCAGGTTTTACCATAGCCACAGATTTAGAAGTTTGGCTGGGACATCCCGGTAAGGTATTAGGTGTGAGAGAGGATTGGGCTAATGCTTATCCTAATAGCCATATTGCCTTAACCAAAGCCTTGTTGGAAGGGTGTAAATATTGTGCAGATCCTAATAATGCACAAGAGGTGAGAGCAATATTAGCCAGTCGGGAATATGTGAACACTGATATGGATTTTATTCAGGTGGAAGATCCCAGTGGTAACACCTGCGATTTAGACCATCCCATGCGTGAGTATGCCCACCATCAATTTTATGGTAACTCAGCAATTAATCGTCCTAGTAGGACTGAACAAACTTGGATTATGACCCAGCTGGCCAGATGGGGTGAAACTCCTTTTCCTCGCAACTGGGTAGAAATTGTGGAAAGGGTTTGTCGCGTGGGTGTATTTAGTACCGCCGCTAGGGAATTGGGTTTGGATATCAGTTATACTCGTCAACCCATTCAGTTATTTGATGGCAAACCTTTTAACGCTGATGATCCTTTTGCATATCTTAGCGCTTTAGAAATTAAACGAGATTTTTCTGTCGCAGAAGTTGTTCTTGACATCAACAGAAAAATTGTAGCCTAG